A region from the Mucilaginibacter sp. CSA2-8R genome encodes:
- a CDS encoding SDR family oxidoreductase: protein MQKTIFITGASAGLGKATAILFQQQGWNVIATMRNPGAETELNQLPNVTLLPLDVTDTAQIKTTVAEAIRLQPVDVVFNNAGYGLMGALESLTDEQILREVNTNLLGVIRVTQAFIPHFRERQAGTFISTTSIGGIIGFPLHSIYHATKFGIEGWSEGMSFELGMHNIRIKTVAPGGISTDFAGRSLDSALHPAYAHLEEKLFAMVDAMMQAASTPQQIAEVVYEAATDGKDQIRYVAGHDAQAMYARRNELGNEEFRKEITKQILS from the coding sequence ATGCAAAAAACAATTTTTATTACCGGAGCATCAGCAGGCTTGGGTAAAGCTACGGCTATATTATTTCAGCAGCAGGGCTGGAACGTCATCGCTACCATGCGCAACCCAGGTGCCGAAACTGAGCTTAACCAGTTGCCTAACGTGACCTTGCTGCCGCTCGATGTTACCGACACCGCACAAATAAAAACTACCGTGGCCGAGGCTATCCGCCTGCAGCCGGTTGATGTGGTATTTAACAACGCCGGTTACGGACTGATGGGTGCGCTTGAGTCGCTCACTGACGAGCAGATTTTGAGGGAGGTAAACACCAATTTGTTAGGCGTTATCCGTGTTACGCAGGCATTTATTCCGCATTTTAGGGAGCGGCAGGCGGGTACGTTTATCAGCACCACTTCTATCGGTGGCATCATCGGTTTTCCGTTGCACTCTATTTATCATGCAACCAAGTTTGGTATTGAGGGATGGTCGGAAGGGATGTCGTTTGAGCTGGGCATGCATAACATCCGTATCAAAACGGTGGCACCGGGTGGCATCAGTACCGATTTTGCAGGCCGCTCGCTCGACAGTGCGCTGCACCCGGCTTATGCCCACCTCGAAGAAAAGCTGTTTGCCATGGTGGATGCCATGATGCAGGCCGCGTCTACACCGCAGCAAATTGCCGAAGTGGTTTATGAGGCCGCTACCGATGGTAAAGACCAGATCCGTTACGTAGCCGGCCACGATGCCCAGGCCATGTATGCCCGCCGCAATGAGCTGGGTAACGAAGAATTTAGAAAAGAGATTACCAAACAGATTTTAAGTTAA
- a CDS encoding helix-turn-helix transcriptional regulator, with amino-acid sequence MQTILSISEKHRLISLPEPLHPLVSVVRIADMRFTDSIRWEHFTMGFYCISLKRNVKGKSRYGQQYYDYDKGLMTFVAPKQVLSLPDMSADTLADATGFALLLHPDFLYNHPLAAKIKSYGFFAYTVNEALHLSAKEEQYMLEIFEKIDEEYQHIDHHTQDIILSHIDLLLNYSNRFYQRQFITRKAVNHDLLTRMEQLLNQHFEQTETQNAGLPTVESVAAQLNLTPHYLSDMLRSLTGLTAQQHIHEKLMEKAKEYLSVTNLSVAEIAYRLGFEYPQSFNKLFKKKAEVSPLEFRQRFN; translated from the coding sequence ATGCAAACCATTCTGTCCATATCCGAAAAACACCGGCTCATATCGTTACCCGAGCCGCTGCACCCCCTGGTAAGTGTGGTTCGCATTGCAGATATGCGCTTTACCGACAGCATCCGCTGGGAGCATTTTACCATGGGATTTTACTGCATTTCGCTAAAGCGCAATGTAAAGGGTAAAAGCCGTTACGGACAGCAATACTATGATTATGACAAGGGCTTAATGACCTTTGTAGCACCTAAACAGGTGCTGTCGCTGCCCGATATGTCTGCCGATACGCTTGCTGACGCCACGGGCTTTGCACTGCTGTTACATCCCGATTTTTTATACAACCACCCCTTAGCCGCTAAAATAAAAAGCTACGGATTTTTTGCGTATACGGTAAACGAGGCCCTGCACCTTTCGGCAAAAGAAGAGCAATACATGCTCGAAATTTTTGAGAAAATTGACGAGGAGTACCAGCACATTGACCACCATACGCAAGATATCATATTATCGCACATTGATTTGCTGCTTAATTACAGTAACCGTTTTTACCAGCGGCAATTTATCACGCGTAAGGCGGTTAATCATGATTTGCTGACGCGGATGGAGCAGTTGCTCAACCAGCATTTTGAGCAGACCGAAACCCAAAACGCCGGTTTGCCAACCGTAGAAAGTGTGGCGGCACAACTTAACCTTACACCGCATTACCTGAGCGACATGCTGCGCTCGCTCACCGGCCTTACCGCACAGCAGCACATCCACGAAAAACTGATGGAAAAGGCCAAAGAGTACCTGTCGGTCACCAACTTGTCGGTAGCCGAAATTGCCTACCGGCTGGGCTTTGAGTACCCGCAATCGTTCAATAAGCTTTTTAAAAAGAAGGCCGAGGTATCGCCGCTCGAATTCAGGCAACGGTTTAATTAA
- a CDS encoding carboxypeptidase-like regulatory domain-containing protein yields MLQTYCRIFVSLACLWLYCRSSFAQRADYAAGYRELHYTDSARRYQASATASSMLYYRPVQVDVWYPAIGPDHARLDYRHFLSLFERRANEYQTETRYDSIATEMLGQFTMTTGATPGALPTQSLLNAQPAAGKFPVIVYLCAYNGMSYENVALFEQLARAGYYVLSISSVGRYPGNMSTRYEDALEQARDAAFAVRHINTALADTSRIGIIGYSYGSLAAVLLTHQLQSVRCFLSLDGSEKHYYGRDRQEDLDFNDCRTKGNLTFRPGCTYAYLESDHKARDGKTDSVYTPMVTSRQYYSRLANAAHEDFSHISVLSIASSKMYPQVIKLAQNYADQLLKDKPQQFEQQLQRLTISKVALAQPENTVGAAVTLQLAGKITDQNHQPIAYASVGMLDADAGTISNADGGFLFILPDSLKHKTLRVSAIGYQSVLLPVSKLQTINTQKGSIVLLKDVQELPAVTVSASQPQYKTVGNTSRSKFFSVGFPFTDLGSEVGVILSLGKQKVLLQSFNCHISYNRMDSCTFRLNIYSVKNGLPDANLLTQNIIARIGSKPGSYTINLQPYHLLLNGDVCVALEWIDGMATAKNSALFFSGALLSSSYHRKTAQGRWTKLKGVGAAFHLKVQKL; encoded by the coding sequence ATGCTGCAAACCTATTGCCGGATTTTTGTATCTCTTGCCTGTCTCTGGTTGTACTGCCGGAGCAGTTTTGCACAGCGCGCTGATTACGCCGCAGGTTACCGCGAGCTGCATTATACCGACAGTGCAAGGCGCTACCAGGCATCGGCTACGGCAAGTAGCATGCTTTATTACCGGCCGGTACAGGTAGATGTATGGTACCCGGCCATCGGGCCCGACCACGCCAGGCTGGATTACCGGCACTTTTTGTCGCTGTTTGAACGGCGAGCCAATGAGTATCAGACCGAAACCCGGTACGACTCGATAGCTACCGAGATGCTTGGTCAGTTTACCATGACCACAGGCGCTACACCCGGTGCACTACCCACCCAGAGCCTGCTTAATGCCCAACCTGCTGCGGGCAAATTTCCGGTAATTGTTTACCTGTGTGCCTACAATGGCATGAGTTATGAAAACGTAGCCCTGTTTGAGCAACTGGCCCGGGCCGGATATTACGTGTTGTCCATAAGTTCGGTGGGGCGCTACCCCGGTAACATGAGCACCCGTTACGAGGATGCCCTTGAGCAAGCAAGGGATGCAGCCTTCGCCGTGAGGCACATTAACACGGCCCTGGCCGATACCAGCCGCATCGGCATTATCGGTTACAGCTATGGCAGCCTGGCGGCAGTATTGCTTACTCACCAGCTGCAAAGCGTGCGCTGTTTTTTGTCGTTAGACGGGTCTGAAAAGCATTATTACGGTCGCGACCGGCAAGAAGACCTGGATTTTAACGATTGCCGGACCAAAGGCAATTTAACATTTCGGCCGGGCTGTACCTACGCCTACCTGGAAAGCGACCATAAAGCACGCGACGGCAAAACGGATAGCGTGTACACCCCAATGGTAACCAGTCGCCAGTATTACAGCCGTTTGGCCAACGCCGCGCACGAAGATTTTAGCCACATCTCTGTACTAAGCATTGCATCATCTAAAATGTATCCTCAGGTAATTAAACTGGCTCAAAATTACGCAGACCAACTGCTGAAAGACAAACCACAACAATTTGAGCAGCAGTTACAACGGCTAACCATTAGCAAAGTTGCTTTGGCACAACCCGAAAATACTGTCGGCGCCGCGGTAACCCTGCAGCTTGCCGGAAAAATCACCGACCAAAACCATCAACCCATCGCCTACGCCAGCGTTGGTATGTTGGATGCTGATGCAGGTACCATCAGTAATGCTGATGGCGGCTTTTTGTTCATCCTTCCCGATAGTTTGAAACATAAAACATTACGAGTATCTGCCATTGGCTACCAGTCGGTTCTGCTGCCGGTTAGCAAGCTGCAGACGATAAATACGCAGAAAGGCAGCATCGTACTGTTAAAAGATGTTCAGGAACTGCCGGCAGTAACCGTAAGCGCCAGCCAGCCTCAGTACAAAACGGTGGGCAATACCAGCCGTTCGAAATTTTTTAGCGTAGGTTTCCCGTTCACCGACCTCGGTAGCGAGGTCGGTGTTATCCTGTCGCTGGGTAAGCAGAAGGTTTTACTGCAATCGTTCAACTGTCATATATCTTACAACCGGATGGATAGCTGCACATTCCGGCTCAATATCTACAGTGTCAAAAACGGTTTGCCTGATGCCAATCTGCTTACGCAAAACATCATCGCCCGCATCGGCAGTAAGCCCGGTAGTTATACTATTAACCTGCAACCTTACCATCTGCTGCTTAACGGCGATGTCTGTGTGGCGCTCGAGTGGATTGACGGAATGGCCACAGCCAAAAACAGCGCCTTGTTCTTTTCGGGTGCGTTGCTGTCGTCCAGCTATCATCGCAAAACGGCCCAGGGCCGCTGGACTAAACTAAAAGGCGTGGGTGCTGCATTTCATCTAAAGGTACAAAAGCTTTGA
- a CDS encoding TlpA disulfide reductase family protein, which yields MNRFLILFIIQFVCGFAARAQQQPVDVFRKSVQKIRSYRSITFSVLQVNKNMLSTDTTIVKRHETIVQNAAGQVTAQNLLSLTQTGQPYHREVLTGGKLFSMELKDSVYSKAAQPQMVNNSLTQYLNEITYIIDKKPGKLSRLKDTLIAGTCCYSFFANTYDTVVNNQHNYTYKYFYLNQKTLLPVYCLEKGAGSATKGGYEIGRVNIYNERHYSNYALNRAVAPSVFAFNLTGFDTETQAMLPEGALAPTVAVRQLSGMSIPAGHFAGKVVLLQFGSATCAANALANPVMNRLAARYANRNTAIACIYSEETPLQAQKYVAANNIKFPIYLGSSWLKKKFQTKGTPNFYLINQQGVIVKSIPGYSDGLEQQLSTAMDALLVSPPAP from the coding sequence ATGAACCGTTTTCTTATCCTTTTTATTATTCAGTTTGTTTGTGGTTTTGCCGCCCGGGCCCAACAACAACCGGTTGATGTGTTTAGAAAATCTGTCCAAAAGATCAGAAGCTATCGCAGTATTACTTTCAGCGTTTTGCAGGTGAATAAAAATATGCTGAGCACGGATACCACTATTGTTAAAAGACACGAAACGATTGTGCAAAACGCAGCTGGCCAAGTTACGGCTCAAAACCTGTTATCGCTAACCCAAACGGGGCAGCCTTACCACCGCGAGGTACTTACCGGCGGCAAATTATTTTCGATGGAATTGAAAGACAGCGTTTACAGCAAGGCGGCCCAGCCACAAATGGTGAACAATTCGCTTACCCAATACCTCAATGAGATTACTTACATTATTGACAAAAAGCCCGGTAAGCTCAGCCGCCTTAAAGATACCCTGATTGCAGGCACGTGCTGTTACAGCTTTTTTGCAAATACTTACGACACCGTTGTTAATAACCAGCACAACTATACCTACAAATATTTTTACCTTAATCAGAAAACTTTACTCCCTGTTTATTGCCTTGAAAAAGGTGCCGGCAGTGCTACCAAAGGCGGCTACGAAATTGGCCGGGTTAACATTTATAACGAAAGGCATTATAGTAATTACGCTTTGAACCGAGCCGTTGCACCATCTGTATTTGCCTTTAACCTCACCGGTTTTGACACCGAAACACAGGCTATGCTGCCCGAAGGCGCCCTGGCCCCAACCGTTGCTGTACGCCAACTGAGCGGAATGAGTATACCTGCCGGCCACTTTGCCGGCAAAGTAGTATTGTTGCAGTTTGGCTCGGCTACCTGCGCAGCTAATGCCCTGGCCAACCCGGTGATGAACCGGCTGGCTGCCAGGTATGCCAACCGCAATACCGCCATTGCCTGCATTTACAGCGAAGAAACCCCGTTACAAGCCCAAAAGTATGTGGCCGCTAATAATATAAAATTTCCCATCTACCTTGGCAGCAGCTGGCTGAAAAAGAAATTTCAAACCAAAGGCACGCCCAACTTTTACCTCATTAACCAGCAAGGCGTCATTGTTAAAAGCATCCCTGGCTACAGCGATGGCTTGGAGCAGCAGTTAAGCACTGCGATGGATGCATTGCTGGTAAGCCCGCCTGCCCCCTAA
- a CDS encoding GH92 family glycosyl hydrolase: MGSSFKSLMAAVLLCSGMQATAQDYVKYVNTLQGTYSTADLSYGSTYPTVALPYGEHFYSVQTGKNGDGWKYQYQAKKIRGFQQVHQCSPWMGDYATFSLMPVEGKLVVNEDERASAFKHSNEHAGPDYYSVNFDNGISGEITPAERAAYMRFKFTGKDDAYLVFDGYTGKADITVLPQEHKIIGWTRNGYWFPGEFKGFFVIEFNQPFVSHGTWANKGKTITAGQSAIAGDAVGAYLQFKKGATVLAKVSMSYISPEQAALNLKTEFKGKEGFEQTRIAARKTWNDLLGRVAVEGGTEEEKATFYSCLFRSNLFSRKFYDINENGKPYYRSPYDNKIHDGYMYTDNGFWDTFRTQFPLDNILHPEMQGRYMQSLIDAQQQFGFFPTWSNPGMSGVMIGNHAISLLTDAWAKGIRNFDPKAALAGYLNEATNRGVGGSSGREGWKDYFTLGYMPVNDVGESAAKTLEYAYDDFCAYNLAKMTGNKFYEDIFKRQTYNYKNIYDPTVGFMRGRKRDGTWVPEKFNPREWGGAFTEGNSYQYSWSVFHDLNGLITMMGGEKTVQGKLDTFFTTKNDFIVGSYGHEIHEMTEMVIANMGQYAHGNQPCFHISYIYNYLKQPWKTQYRARAVMSKLYNSGPKGFPGDEDQGAMSSWYVISAMGLYPVTPGIDQLNISSPVFNKVTITLENGKKFIIVANNNSKSNVYIQSAKLNGVAFNNNYIKNSDIMAGGTLVYQMGSKPNTTRGITNQNAPFSLTAK, translated from the coding sequence ATGGGAAGTAGTTTTAAAAGCCTTATGGCAGCGGTGTTGTTATGCTCTGGCATGCAGGCCACTGCGCAAGATTATGTGAAATATGTAAACACATTGCAGGGTACTTATTCTACCGCCGATTTATCATATGGCAGTACATACCCTACGGTAGCCTTGCCTTACGGAGAGCATTTTTACTCAGTGCAAACCGGTAAAAACGGCGACGGCTGGAAATACCAGTACCAAGCCAAAAAAATACGCGGTTTTCAGCAGGTGCACCAGTGCAGCCCTTGGATGGGTGACTACGCCACATTTTCGCTGATGCCGGTTGAAGGCAAACTGGTAGTTAACGAAGACGAACGCGCCAGCGCGTTTAAACACAGTAATGAACATGCCGGTCCGGATTATTACAGCGTAAACTTTGATAATGGCATATCGGGCGAAATCACGCCGGCGGAGCGTGCCGCTTATATGCGCTTTAAATTTACCGGCAAGGATGATGCCTACCTGGTTTTTGACGGCTACACTGGCAAAGCCGATATCACCGTTTTACCGCAAGAGCATAAGATTATTGGCTGGACCAGAAATGGCTACTGGTTTCCGGGCGAGTTTAAGGGCTTTTTTGTAATTGAGTTTAACCAGCCCTTTGTTAGCCATGGTACCTGGGCCAATAAAGGTAAAACCATTACGGCGGGCCAAAGTGCCATTGCCGGTGATGCTGTAGGCGCTTACCTGCAATTTAAAAAGGGGGCAACCGTGCTGGCTAAAGTATCTATGTCATACATCAGCCCCGAGCAGGCCGCACTTAACCTTAAAACAGAATTTAAGGGTAAAGAAGGTTTTGAGCAAACACGCATCGCTGCCCGCAAAACCTGGAATGATTTGCTGGGCCGTGTAGCGGTGGAGGGCGGTACCGAAGAAGAAAAGGCAACGTTTTATTCGTGCCTGTTTCGTTCCAACCTTTTTTCGCGCAAGTTTTATGATATCAATGAAAACGGCAAACCCTACTACCGCAGCCCTTATGATAATAAAATACACGACGGCTACATGTATACCGATAATGGTTTCTGGGACACCTTCCGCACCCAGTTTCCATTAGATAATATTTTGCATCCCGAAATGCAAGGACGCTACATGCAAAGCTTAATTGATGCACAGCAGCAGTTTGGCTTTTTCCCTACGTGGTCAAACCCCGGCATGTCGGGCGTAATGATTGGTAACCACGCTATTTCGCTATTAACCGATGCCTGGGCCAAGGGTATCCGCAACTTTGACCCGAAGGCCGCGCTGGCCGGTTACTTAAATGAGGCTACCAACCGTGGCGTGGGCGGATCGAGCGGTCGCGAGGGCTGGAAAGACTACTTTACACTGGGCTATATGCCTGTGAATGATGTGGGCGAGAGCGCTGCCAAAACCCTGGAATATGCCTATGATGATTTTTGTGCCTATAACCTGGCCAAAATGACCGGTAACAAGTTTTATGAAGACATCTTCAAAAGGCAGACGTACAATTATAAGAACATTTATGACCCAACCGTAGGCTTTATGCGCGGCCGTAAACGTGATGGTACCTGGGTGCCCGAAAAATTTAACCCGCGCGAATGGGGCGGGGCCTTTACCGAAGGTAACTCGTACCAATATAGCTGGTCGGTTTTTCATGATCTGAACGGCCTGATTACTATGATGGGCGGCGAAAAAACGGTGCAGGGCAAGCTCGATACCTTTTTTACTACGAAAAATGATTTTATTGTAGGTTCGTACGGGCACGAGATTCATGAAATGACGGAGATGGTAATAGCCAATATGGGGCAGTATGCGCACGGCAACCAGCCATGTTTCCACATCAGCTACATTTACAATTATCTTAAGCAGCCCTGGAAAACCCAGTACCGTGCGCGTGCCGTGATGTCCAAATTATACAACTCGGGCCCTAAAGGTTTTCCGGGCGATGAGGATCAGGGCGCAATGTCATCCTGGTATGTGATCAGCGCCATGGGCCTGTACCCTGTTACGCCGGGTATCGACCAGTTAAACATCAGCAGCCCGGTGTTTAACAAAGTAACTATCACACTCGAGAACGGTAAAAAGTTCATTATTGTGGCTAACAACAACAGCAAAAGCAACGTGTACATCCAATCGGCTAAATTAAACGGCGTAGCGTTTAATAACAACTATATTAAAAACAGCGATATCATGGCAGGCGGCACGCTGGTTTACCAAATGGGAAGCAAGCCTAATACTACTCGGGGCATTACCAATCAAAACGCACCTTTTTCGCTTACGGCTAAGTAA
- a CDS encoding TerY-C metal binding domain-containing protein, protein MRRLPVYFLIDVSESMVGEPIHQVDEGLSEIIKALKTDPHAIETAWISIIVFAGQAKTLVPLQEVINFYPPKFPVGSGTSLSKGLGHLMYELRKNTVKNTYERKGDWKPIVFLFTDGVPTEDTTAAVQEWKQNWQREVNLIAVSFGADTDTRLLSELTENVLLFKNATPDAYKQFFRWVSDSIKTSSIGVEQNASGIDLKKIDQQTLSKIDLTKSTDNTRYVDNNYVILQGKCQNTKRPYLIKYQKNIIPSDLPAMDLSTLTYQLVGTYQVDQTYTELSDQKKQQLTVNAAGLLGFPHCPCCGNTYALALCSCKQIHCTGDNNPTNTCPHCGAQNTYGPGGSFDVGRTQG, encoded by the coding sequence ATGAGACGGCTCCCTGTATATTTTTTGATTGATGTGTCTGAATCGATGGTTGGCGAACCCATACACCAGGTAGATGAGGGTTTATCCGAAATTATAAAGGCTTTAAAAACCGATCCGCACGCCATCGAGACGGCCTGGATATCCATCATCGTTTTTGCCGGGCAGGCCAAAACGCTGGTGCCGTTGCAGGAAGTGATTAATTTTTATCCACCTAAATTTCCGGTGGGTAGCGGTACGTCGCTCAGCAAGGGTTTGGGTCACCTGATGTACGAGTTGCGCAAAAACACGGTTAAAAACACCTACGAGCGCAAAGGCGACTGGAAACCCATTGTATTTTTGTTTACCGATGGCGTGCCCACCGAAGATACCACCGCCGCCGTGCAGGAGTGGAAGCAAAACTGGCAGCGCGAGGTAAACCTGATAGCCGTATCATTTGGTGCCGACACCGATACCCGCCTGCTAAGCGAACTTACCGAAAACGTGCTGCTGTTTAAAAACGCCACGCCGGATGCCTACAAACAGTTTTTTAGGTGGGTGAGCGATTCTATCAAAACCAGCAGCATCGGCGTGGAGCAAAATGCGTCCGGCATCGACCTGAAAAAGATTGACCAGCAAACGCTGTCGAAAATTGACCTTACCAAAAGCACGGATAACACCCGGTATGTAGATAACAACTACGTGATATTACAGGGCAAATGCCAAAACACCAAACGGCCATACCTTATCAAATATCAAAAAAACATTATCCCGTCGGATTTGCCCGCCATGGACCTGAGCACGCTGACCTACCAGCTGGTGGGCACCTACCAGGTAGACCAAACGTACACCGAGCTGTCTGACCAAAAAAAACAGCAACTTACCGTAAACGCGGCTGGGTTGCTCGGCTTTCCGCACTGCCCGTGCTGCGGCAACACCTATGCCCTGGCCTTATGCTCGTGCAAGCAAATACACTGCACCGGCGACAATAACCCCACCAACACCTGCCCGCATTGCGGCGCCCAAAACACCTACGGCCCTGGTGGAAGTTTTGATGTGGGGCGTACGCAGGGGTAG
- a CDS encoding VWA domain-containing protein codes for MRRLPVYFLLDTSGSMYGEPIEALNNALRGMLSVLRTDPQTLETLWLSIITFNREVTELVPLTELADFQLPEIVCPQSGPTHTGHALEMLYNKVKADFRTGSATQKGDWRPLLFLITDGKPSDVSLYRSMIPQIKSLNFAAIVGCAAGYLSNDAMLLELTDTVVHLETADSSTLKQFFRWVSDTIEHGNKSTGTSGNVNLPPPPGEIHLVI; via the coding sequence ATGCGCAGGTTACCGGTTTATTTTTTGTTAGACACCTCGGGGTCGATGTATGGCGAGCCCATCGAGGCGCTCAACAATGCCCTGCGCGGTATGCTCAGCGTGCTGCGCACAGATCCGCAAACGCTCGAAACGCTTTGGCTCAGCATCATTACCTTTAACCGCGAGGTAACCGAACTGGTGCCGCTTACCGAACTGGCCGACTTCCAGTTGCCCGAAATTGTTTGTCCGCAAAGTGGCCCCACCCACACTGGGCACGCTTTAGAGATGCTGTACAACAAGGTAAAGGCTGATTTCCGCACCGGATCGGCCACGCAAAAAGGCGACTGGCGGCCGCTGCTGTTTTTAATCACCGATGGCAAACCGTCTGACGTATCGCTGTACCGCAGCATGATCCCTCAAATAAAATCGCTCAACTTTGCAGCCATTGTAGGGTGTGCCGCCGGTTACCTCAGTAACGATGCCATGCTGCTCGAACTTACCGACACGGTAGTGCACCTCGAAACGGCCGACAGCAGCACGCTTAAACAGTTTTTCAGGTGGGTATCAGACACTATTGAGCATGGCAACAAAAGTACGGGCACCAGCGGCAACGTAAACCTGCCGCCGCCACCCGGCGAAATTCATCTGGTCATATAA
- a CDS encoding TerD family protein — protein sequence MAINLIKGQTIDLRKNDQGEEFDLSTVTLGLGWDVRQKNTGFLGKLFGGGQEEEYDLDAIAFLLDANGRVANLGRKAQAPNGREVNLYGGDIIFFNSMQHPSGHIWLTGDNRTGAGDGDDEQIIVKLNALGQQYQRILFLVSIYQGRHNNQNFGMVDNAFIRAVDARGKEIARYSLSGDATCNSMCSMTFAELYRKDGSWKFRAIGEPHPTDNFTELLKKYM from the coding sequence ATGGCTATCAATTTAATTAAGGGCCAAACCATCGACCTGCGTAAAAACGACCAGGGCGAAGAGTTTGACCTCAGCACCGTTACCCTCGGTTTAGGCTGGGACGTGCGGCAAAAAAATACCGGCTTTTTAGGCAAGCTTTTTGGCGGCGGCCAGGAAGAAGAGTACGACCTGGATGCCATTGCCTTTTTGCTGGATGCCAACGGCAGGGTGGCCAACCTGGGCCGCAAGGCGCAGGCACCCAACGGGCGCGAGGTAAACCTTTACGGCGGCGATATTATCTTTTTTAATTCGATGCAGCACCCCTCGGGCCACATCTGGCTCACGGGCGATAACCGCACCGGTGCCGGCGATGGTGACGATGAGCAAATTATCGTGAAACTAAACGCACTGGGGCAGCAGTACCAGCGCATTTTGTTTTTGGTAAGCATTTACCAGGGGCGGCACAATAACCAGAACTTTGGCATGGTTGACAACGCGTTTATACGTGCGGTTGATGCCCGTGGTAAAGAGATTGCAAGGTACAGCCTGTCGGGCGATGCTACCTGTAACAGCATGTGCTCCATGACGTTTGCCGAGCTGTACCGCAAGGATGGCTCATGGAAATTCAGGGCCATTGGCGAACCGCACCCAACGGATAACTTTACCGAACTATTGAAGAAGTATATGTAA
- a CDS encoding TerD family protein — protein sequence MAINLQKGQRINIGLQKISVGLGWNPNEGTGYDFDLDASAIMIDQNRLIPAEEFFIFYGNTDSPDGALHHSGDDPTGGNSAHGDDEIISVDLSLVDPRISEILFVVTIHDALVRKQNYGQVRDSYIRIVDDSTGAEIAKYELGEDFSIETGIEFGRLYKRDGSWKFEASGIGYREDLAFFLAKYFKGQIIK from the coding sequence ATGGCAATTAATCTGCAAAAAGGCCAGCGCATTAACATTGGTCTGCAAAAAATAAGTGTGGGTTTGGGATGGAACCCTAACGAGGGCACCGGTTACGATTTTGACCTGGATGCCTCGGCCATCATGATAGACCAGAACCGGCTTATTCCGGCCGAAGAGTTTTTTATCTTTTACGGCAATACCGACTCGCCCGACGGCGCCCTGCACCACTCGGGCGACGACCCTACAGGCGGCAATAGCGCCCACGGCGATGATGAGATCATCTCGGTCGACCTGTCGCTGGTTGACCCGCGCATCAGCGAGATCCTGTTTGTGGTAACCATTCACGATGCCCTGGTACGCAAGCAAAACTACGGGCAGGTGCGCGACTCGTACATCCGTATTGTGGACGACTCGACCGGCGCTGAAATTGCCAAGTACGAACTGGGCGAAGATTTTTCGATTGAGACGGGCATTGAGTTTGGCCGCTTGTACAAGCGCGATGGCAGCTGGAAGTTCGAAGCTTCGGGCATTGGCTACCGCGAAGACCTGGCCTTCTTTTTAGCCAAGTATTTTAAAGGTCAAATCATTAAATAA
- a CDS encoding NAD(P)H-dependent oxidoreductase has translation MKTLVIVIHPDMPNSVINKTWKEALNQHPDRFMVHDLYEAYPDGRINVATEQRLMEQHDKIVFQFPFYWFNCPPLFKQWLDEVLTHGWAYGSKSGFKMAGKTIALAVSLGSDEPDYSSGGKYQYTLDELLRPFELSFDYVKAKYHPPFAWYGMEYNATAEWAEQSVPEYLKFLEAL, from the coding sequence ATGAAAACGCTTGTAATTGTGATCCATCCGGATATGCCTAACTCTGTCATCAACAAAACGTGGAAGGAGGCACTGAACCAGCACCCCGACCGCTTTATGGTGCATGATTTGTATGAGGCTTACCCCGATGGCCGCATCAATGTAGCTACCGAGCAGCGACTGATGGAGCAGCACGATAAAATTGTGTTCCAGTTTCCGTTTTACTGGTTTAACTGCCCGCCCCTGTTTAAGCAATGGCTGGACGAGGTACTTACCCACGGCTGGGCCTATGGCAGCAAAAGCGGCTTTAAAATGGCGGGCAAAACCATTGCGCTGGCCGTATCACTGGGCAGCGACGAGCCCGATTACAGCTCCGGCGGTAAATATCAGTATACACTTGATGAACTGCTGCGCCCTTTTGAGCTGAGCTTTGACTATGTTAAAGCCAAATACCACCCGCCCTTTGCCTGGTACGGTATGGAGTACAACGCCACTGCAGAATGGGCCGAGCAAAGTGTGCCCGAATACCTGAAGTTTTTAGAGGCTTTGTAA